A stretch of Microbacterium caowuchunii DNA encodes these proteins:
- the pcaG gene encoding protocatechuate 3,4-dioxygenase subunit alpha, translating into MSRRNGEPTLEATAGQTIGPFYAFGLQYPKMHEVAFPHSPGSIVLSGTVYDGGGAPIPDSCVEIWGANSDGSISRARGSRRRDDHTFTGFGRSFTTDEGHYEFWTRNPGPTEPGKAPFFAVLVFARGLPNKLHTRIYLPDDTAALEADPFLSSLTPDERATLIATRTPDGYLHHDIRMQGEKETVFIAF; encoded by the coding sequence ATGTCCCGCCGGAACGGCGAGCCGACTCTCGAGGCGACCGCCGGTCAGACGATCGGCCCGTTCTACGCGTTCGGTCTGCAGTATCCGAAGATGCACGAGGTCGCCTTCCCGCACTCGCCCGGATCGATCGTGCTCTCCGGCACCGTGTACGACGGTGGCGGCGCGCCGATCCCGGACTCGTGCGTCGAGATCTGGGGTGCGAACAGCGACGGCAGTATCTCCCGCGCCCGCGGTTCGCGCCGTCGCGACGACCACACCTTCACGGGTTTCGGCCGGTCCTTCACGACCGACGAGGGCCACTACGAGTTCTGGACGCGCAACCCCGGCCCCACCGAACCGGGCAAGGCCCCGTTCTTCGCGGTGCTCGTCTTCGCACGTGGCCTGCCGAACAAGCTGCACACGCGGATCTACCTGCCCGACGACACCGCGGCGCTCGAGGCGGACCCGTTCCTCTCCTCGCTCACCCCGGACGAGCGCGCTACGCTCATCGCGACGCGCACGCCCGACGGATACCTCCACCACGACATCCGGATGCAGGGCGAGAAGGAGACCGTGTTCATTGCCTTCTGA
- the pcaH gene encoding protocatechuate 3,4-dioxygenase subunit beta produces MTENQPTAAAPESLLASPDMPSQREINAEMAELHADAAAREERGEAVPKTLYDFAPYRSSVLRHPTKNPRLVDPETIELYSPAYGQRDVAAIEADLTLQHSGEPLGERITVTGRVLDAWGRPVRNQLIEVWQANAAGRYIHQRDQHPAPLDPNFTGAGRMVTNDNGEYFFTTIKPGPYPWKNHVNAWRPAHIHFSLFGTGFTQRIITQMYFPGDPLFALDPIYNTIRSQKDRDRLISTYDHDLTVPEFSMGYRWDIVVDGPDATWFEPEGEH; encoded by the coding sequence ATGACCGAGAATCAGCCGACCGCTGCGGCGCCCGAGTCGCTGCTGGCGTCGCCGGACATGCCGTCGCAGCGCGAGATCAACGCCGAGATGGCGGAGCTGCACGCGGATGCCGCGGCCCGCGAGGAGCGCGGCGAAGCCGTGCCGAAGACGCTGTACGACTTCGCCCCGTACCGCTCGAGCGTGCTGCGCCACCCCACCAAGAACCCGCGGCTCGTCGATCCCGAGACGATCGAGCTGTACTCCCCGGCCTACGGTCAGCGCGACGTCGCCGCGATCGAGGCGGACCTCACCCTCCAGCACTCCGGTGAGCCGCTGGGTGAGCGCATCACGGTGACCGGCCGCGTGCTCGACGCCTGGGGGCGCCCGGTGCGCAACCAGCTCATCGAGGTGTGGCAGGCCAACGCCGCCGGACGCTACATCCACCAGCGCGACCAGCATCCGGCCCCCCTCGACCCGAACTTCACGGGCGCCGGCCGCATGGTCACCAACGACAACGGTGAGTACTTCTTCACCACCATCAAGCCGGGCCCCTACCCGTGGAAGAACCACGTGAACGCGTGGCGGCCGGCCCACATCCACTTCTCGTTGTTCGGCACCGGGTTCACGCAGCGGATCATCACGCAGATGTACTTCCCGGGCGACCCGCTGTTCGCGCTCGACCCGATCTACAACACCATCCGCAGCCAGAAGGACCGCGACCGGCTGATCTCGACCTACGACCACGACCTCACGGTGCCCGAGTTCTCGATGGGCTACCGCTGGGACATCGTCGTCGACGGTCCCGACGCCACCTGGTTCGAGCCCGAGGGAGAGCACTGA
- a CDS encoding IclR family transcriptional regulator — MAEGVLRRTMRVLAAFTEDEPAQTAAELARHAGLSLSTAHRLLAQLVEEGVLARAPGRRYTVGMRLWEIGELSPFAHRLREVALPHMVRLYEATGENVHLAVLDDPTPATAMAVFAGRLTGRASVPTLGRSGGRHPLHTTGVGKALLTTRDQPWLDAYLEAPLIPETRLSITDPTRLRADIARSRIRGYATTREEMTLGNISVAAPLGSVPGLPATALGVVAHLDESQDDRRLGPLVMQAAKDLTRALRQS, encoded by the coding sequence ATGGCTGAGGGGGTGCTGCGGCGCACGATGCGTGTGCTGGCCGCCTTCACCGAGGACGAGCCGGCGCAGACCGCCGCGGAGCTCGCCCGCCACGCCGGCCTCTCGCTGTCGACCGCGCATCGCCTGCTCGCGCAGCTCGTGGAGGAGGGCGTCCTGGCGCGGGCGCCCGGCCGTCGCTACACGGTGGGGATGCGGCTCTGGGAGATCGGCGAGCTGTCGCCCTTCGCGCACCGCCTGCGCGAGGTCGCCCTGCCGCACATGGTCCGGCTCTACGAGGCGACCGGCGAGAACGTGCACCTGGCCGTCCTCGACGACCCGACGCCCGCGACCGCGATGGCCGTCTTCGCGGGCCGGCTGACCGGGCGGGCATCCGTGCCGACGCTCGGGCGTAGCGGGGGGCGGCACCCGCTGCACACCACCGGGGTCGGCAAGGCGCTGCTCACGACCCGCGATCAGCCCTGGCTCGACGCATACCTGGAGGCTCCGCTCATCCCGGAGACGCGCCTGTCCATCACCGACCCGACGCGATTGCGCGCCGACATCGCGCGGTCCCGCATCCGGGGTTATGCCACGACGCGCGAGGAGATGACCCTCGGGAACATCTCCGTGGCCGCTCCTCTCGGGTCCGTGCCGGGCCTGCCGGCGACGGCGCTCGGCGTCGTCGCCCACCTCGATGAGAGTCAGGACGATCGCCGGCTCGGCCCCCTCGTCATGCAGGCCGCGAAGGACCTGACTCGTGCGCTTCGTCAGTCCTGA
- a CDS encoding IclR family transcriptional regulator — MANSPSGDSMTDRIVRVLDTFTSERTVQTAAQIGRRAGLPSSSAHRIVDDLVRAGLLERDEDRRLRLGLRLWELALRGSAALRLRQAALPHMESVQSVVREHTQLAVLEQEEALFLERLSHPEAGANITRIAGRLPLHASSSGLVLLAHAPRALRDRVLAEPLRPLTTETVTDAAVLRRRLAAIRAQGFVVTPGSIEQVSTGVAVPIREGGEVIAALSVVLPRQTSPEPALAALRAAASGIEAALREDRR, encoded by the coding sequence ATGGCGAATTCGCCCAGCGGCGACTCGATGACCGACCGGATCGTGCGGGTGCTCGACACGTTCACGTCGGAGCGCACCGTCCAGACCGCCGCGCAGATCGGGCGCCGTGCCGGGCTGCCCTCCTCGAGCGCCCACCGCATCGTCGACGACCTCGTCCGTGCCGGCTTGCTGGAACGGGACGAGGACCGGCGGCTCCGTCTCGGGCTCCGGCTGTGGGAGCTCGCCCTCCGCGGCTCGGCCGCGCTGCGGCTGCGTCAGGCGGCGCTGCCGCACATGGAGTCCGTGCAGAGCGTCGTCCGCGAACACACCCAGCTGGCCGTGCTCGAGCAGGAGGAGGCCCTGTTCCTGGAGCGGCTGTCACACCCGGAGGCGGGCGCGAACATCACCCGCATCGCCGGACGCCTGCCCCTGCACGCGTCCTCGTCGGGGCTCGTGCTGCTCGCGCACGCACCGCGCGCGCTGCGCGACCGGGTGCTCGCCGAGCCGCTCCGCCCGCTCACGACGGAGACCGTCACGGATGCGGCGGTCCTGCGCCGGCGGCTCGCAGCCATCCGGGCACAGGGGTTCGTCGTCACGCCCGGATCGATCGAGCAGGTGTCGACGGGCGTCGCCGTGCCGATCCGGGAGGGGGGCGAGGTCATCGCCGCCCTCTCGGTCGTCCTGCCGCGGCAGACCTCGCCGGAACCTGCACTCGCGGCGCTGCGGGCGGCCGCGTCCGGGATCGAGGCCGCACTGCGGGAGGACCGGCGCTGA
- a CDS encoding 4-hydroxybenzoate 3-monooxygenase, whose translation MTTSAERTRVAIVGAGPAGLLLSHLLAASGIESVVVDQRSREEIENTIRAGILEQGTVDLLAATGASTRVLTDGHRHDGIELRFAGEGHRIDFPSLTGRSVWLYPQHEVLRDLVATRLADGQDLRFGVTVDHVADAASDRPRIVGTDGEGRPFEIEADFVVGADGSRSVVRAAVTGSSTGGYFREYPFAWFGILCEAPPSSEELIYSNSPNGFALISQRSATVQRMYFQCDPEADPHALDEEAIWAELQSRVPGTTLQEGRIFQRDVLRFRSFVAHELRRGRLALIGDAAHTVPPTGAKGMNLAVADVVLLHRALTALLDDRDERPLEAFAEVALRRIWKAQHFSWWMTSMLHVAPDASDFDRRRQEGELRSVVESEAGRTYLAEAYTGWPFETRL comes from the coding sequence ATGACCACTTCCGCCGAACGCACCCGAGTCGCGATCGTCGGAGCCGGCCCCGCCGGGCTCCTGCTGTCGCATCTGCTCGCCGCATCCGGGATCGAATCCGTCGTCGTGGATCAGCGCTCCCGCGAGGAGATCGAGAACACGATCCGTGCGGGGATCCTGGAGCAGGGCACGGTCGACCTCCTCGCCGCCACGGGCGCGTCCACCCGCGTCCTGACCGACGGGCACCGCCACGACGGGATCGAGTTGCGCTTCGCCGGCGAGGGGCACCGCATCGACTTCCCCTCCCTCACCGGACGGAGCGTCTGGCTGTACCCCCAGCACGAGGTGCTGCGGGACCTCGTCGCGACGCGCCTCGCCGACGGCCAGGACCTCCGTTTCGGGGTCACCGTGGACCACGTCGCCGACGCCGCATCCGATCGTCCGCGGATCGTGGGCACGGACGGCGAGGGGCGGCCGTTCGAGATCGAGGCCGACTTCGTGGTGGGGGCGGACGGTTCCCGCTCCGTCGTGCGGGCCGCCGTCACCGGCTCCTCGACCGGGGGCTACTTCCGCGAGTACCCGTTCGCCTGGTTCGGCATCCTCTGCGAGGCGCCGCCGAGCTCCGAGGAGCTCATCTACAGCAACTCCCCGAACGGTTTCGCGCTGATCAGCCAGCGCAGCGCCACCGTGCAGCGCATGTACTTCCAGTGCGACCCGGAGGCAGACCCGCACGCACTCGACGAGGAGGCCATCTGGGCGGAGCTCCAGTCGCGCGTGCCCGGCACGACGCTGCAGGAGGGACGCATCTTCCAGCGCGACGTGCTCCGGTTCCGCAGCTTCGTCGCCCACGAGCTCCGCCGCGGACGCCTCGCCCTGATCGGCGACGCCGCGCACACCGTTCCCCCCACCGGCGCCAAGGGGATGAACCTGGCCGTGGCGGACGTCGTGCTGCTGCATCGCGCGCTCACGGCACTGCTCGACGACCGCGACGAGCGCCCGCTCGAGGCCTTCGCCGAGGTGGCGCTCCGCCGCATCTGGAAGGCGCAGCACTTCTCCTGGTGGATGACCAGCATGCTGCACGTCGCGCCGGATGCCTCGGACTTCGATCGACGTCGCCAGGAGGGCGAGCTGCGCTCGGTCGTCGAATCCGAGGCCGGTCGCACCTACCTCGCGGAGGCGTACACCGGCTGGCCCTTCGAGACCCGGCTCTGA